TAGTACAAATGCATTTACTAGATACACATTGCCCGAATCTATTTCAGAGATTGGACGTTTGGGGTATAAGGGTGTGGAAATTCTAGCGGATGTTCCTCATGCTTTCCCACCTTTGCATACTGCCCCTTGGGTAAGTGATGTGCAAAAAAAAATAGAACAATATGATCTCGAGATATCAAATATAAACGGAAATACGGCAGCCGGATTTTTTTCACATTCTACTGGAGAACCTACATTTGAGCCGTCCCTATGTAACGCGAGAGAAGAGGTGAGAAATCAGAGAATTAGATACACGAAGCAATTAATAGATTTAGCTGCAAAAGTAAATGCAAAAAACATCAGTATTACAAGTGGTAGGTGTCTTTCTGAAAACCCACCAAATCAGGCAATTAACCACCTGATAAACTCATTAATGGAAATTATGGACTATGCGGAACGACGTGAAATCAACGTAGGGATTGAATACGAACCTGGTCTTCTAATAGAAAACGGCAAGGAATTAAATGAACTGATTGAAATAGTAGGGTCAAATAGGCTGGGAGCAAACCTAGATCTCGGGCATGCAGACGTAATAGGAGAAGATATTCCTACTCTGTTATCAAGTCTAACGTCACGAATTTGGAATATCCATTTAGAAGATATTGCAGATCACAAACACTATCATCTTATACCTGGTAAGGGAAACATTGACTTTAATCAATTGTTTAATCATGTAAAGCAAATCGAATATACAGGATTCATTACAGTAGAATTATATACCTACAGTGACAATCCGGTTATGGCAGCAAAGGAGTCTATCGAATACCTTACACCATACTTTAAGAATAGCCATTTATGAGGGGAGAAAACCTATGAAATATTTTGATCCGCACATCCATTGTTACTCTCGCACAACAGATGATTATGAAAATATGAGTCTGGCTGGTGTACGCGCTGTTGTGGAACCAGCATTTTGGCTTGGAAGTGAACGCCGATATCCTGAGACCTATTTTGATTACTTCCAACATTTGCTTACCTTTGAGCCGCAGCGTGCTAAGCAATATGGAATCGATCATTATTGTTGTTTAGCTATGAATCCAAAAGAAGCAAATAACCTTGATATTGCCTATCAAGTAATCGATGGACTGTCCGAGTACTTGCAACATGAGCGGTGTCTTGGGATTGGGGAGATTGGATTTGATAGAATCACTGTAGAGGAAGAAGACGTGATGCGCAGACAACTGAAATTGGCTAAGAATCTCCATATGTTGGTTATGGTACATACTCCTCACCAAAATAAGCGGGAGGGAACAAGAAGAACGATAGAAATCCTAAGGGAAGAAGGGCTTGAACCTGACAGGGTATTAATAGATCATAATAATTCAGATACTATTGATCTTTCCGTCGAATATGGCGGCTGGAGCGGGATGACAATTTATCCGACGAAAGTTTCAACTGGCGAAGCAATCGAAATAATCGAACATTACAGCACAAATAAGGTCATGATCAATACGGCAGCAGACTGGGGCCCGTCTAATCCCCTTAATGTAGTAAAAACTGCGCTTGAGATTCGAAAGAAAGGGTATGCGGAAAATATCATTCAAGAGCTAGTTTGGAATAATCCGGTCCGTTTTTATGAGCAATCCGGAAAATTGAAACTAGATTCATAAGGGGTGAAAAGATCATGAAACTCGCATATAGCAGTAATGGATTTAAAAGATATGACCTGTTAAAAACAATCGACTTATTGGCTGAAATCGGATATGAAGGAATAGAAATCTTACTAGATATCCCGCATGCTTTTCCACCTGAAGTGACCAATGAGAAGTTAGAAATGATTAAAGACAGGTTGAAGCGACGAAACATGACTATATCAAATTTGAATGCGTTCATGCTGTATGGAATAAAAGATAATTGGCACCCGTCTTTTGTTGAGGCAGATGAAGTAGAAAGAAGACAGCGTATAGAACATACACATAACTGCATTGACTTGGCTCAAAAACTTGGTGCAAAGACATTGTCTACCGAACCCGGGGGACCACTCATCAATGTAGGAAGAGAATGGGCAAATAAAGTTTTTATTTCGGCAATGGAGGAATTGGCTGACCATGCCGAAAAATCTGGTGTGACAATTCTTGTTGAACCGGAGCCGGACTTACTGATTGAAACATCTGATCAATTTATTGAATTCAAGAAAGCTGTTCCTTCCCAGGCGATTGGATTAAATTTTGACATAGGACATTTCTTTTGTGTCGGAGAGGATCCGGCTACATTAGTTCATAAGTTGCTACCCTATACAAAGCATTATCATCTGGAGGATATTGCCGGGGACCGTGTTCACGAACATCTCATACCAGGGCATGGTGCTATTCCTATTCTAGAAGTTTTACAATCTATAAAGAAAACGGGTTATGATGGTTTTGTTACCATTGAATTATACCCCTATGAAAGTCAGGCGATACAGGCTGCCAAAGAATCTTATGACTATGTGAAAAGTATCCTTAACAGCCTATGAGAAAGATTCGCACCTATTTTGAGCTCATACGATTCCCGAATACCTTTACAGCTATGGCAGATATATTGGCAGGTATTTGGATTGCAGGGGTAGTTTTGGATCAGAGTCACTTCATTCAGATTATCCTTCTCATATTTGCAAGTGCATGTATATATGCGACAGGAATTATTTTAAATGACTTTTTTGATTTTGAAATAGATAAAAAAGAGCGGCCTGAGAGACCCTTGACATCTGGCCGTATCTCACTTCGTTCAGCGCTCCGTTTTGGTCTTGTACTCCTTACGGCTGGTATTGTATCTGTAAGCTTTGTGTCCAAAATAAGTTTTTTGATTGCGTGCATTCTCATTGTTTTAGTATTCATTTATAATCGCTATTCAAAGCATCATGACGTTTTTGGACCGTTGACAATGGGAATTTGTAGAGGAGTCAATTTGTTATTAGGGTTGAGTGTGGCACCAGATAAATTAGCGCAATTTTGGTGGATAGCGGGATTAGGATTTTTATATATTTTCACTGTTACTGTGATGTCCAAAGGCGAGGTTGGAAACGGCATTCATCCGAATCGAGTAAGAATGATGGCAGGGGCGGTTTTAACGTGTGCTATTGTTATTCTGTTCTTGCAATTCGACCGTACATGGGGAGCAACAGTTATTGCAGTAATCTTTTTTTTGTTATGGACTTTTTCAGGAATTATACCGGCACTAGCAAAGCCGACATCACCTAACATTAGAAAGGCTGTCGGAACATGTATACTAGGTCTTCCATTATTGGATGGGGCGGTTGCCGCTTCGTTCGGAGGATGGCCAGCTTTTTTTTCCGTATCCTCTTTCCTAATTCTGAGTTATATCATGTCTCGTATCTTTCCGGTCACATAGATGAAAGGATGGTATCTTTGGAGAAAAAAAACGTGGTTGTATTAGATATTATCAGTTTAACAACAGAACATCTGAACGATGCTGAATTAACTCCGAATATTCGAAAATTATTAGAAAGTGGGCAACACGCAAGAATTAAGCCTGTATTTCCCGCTGTAACTGGATCAATACAGGCTACTTATATCACTGGAATTCCGCCAGCTGAACATGGAGTTATTTGTAACGGACTCCCCAATTTGGATACTAAAGAGATTACAATGTGGAATCAGACGATGGTTCCAATTCAAGGCGAAAAAATCTGGGAGAAGCTGAAGAAAGAAGACCCGACAGCTGAAACGGCAGTGCTATTTTGGCAGTTCAGCAAGCTGAGCACAGCGGACTATGTAGTTACACCTGCCCCTATCCATCTCGATAAAAAAATGATTTTGTGGTGTGATTCGAAGCCGAGGGACTTATACGGGAAATTGAGGGAGAAATATGGGGAATTTGATCTGAAATATTTCTGGGGTCCACTCTCTTCTGTCAAGTCCAGTGAATGGATCTTAGATGCAGCAATAGATGTTTTAGAAGAATACAAACCAAGATTATCACTTGTATATTTACCCAATATCGATTATAACGCGCAAAGGTTCGGACCTGAAAGTGAAGCAGCAAGGAGATCGATTAAAGAAATTGATAATTTGATTGGAAACTTTATCGGGCAACTGGAAGAGCGCGGATTGAGGGAGCACACACGTCTTGTTATTTTGTCAGAATATAACTTTAAGTCAGTTAATAGACCTATCCTTATCAATCAAACGCTGAATAAAGAGGGCTATGTGGCTATCAAGCATGTTGAAAATATGGATTTTCTCGATTTAGAGATGTCGAGAGCCTTTACTTTAGCAGACCATCAATTGGCCCACGTGTATATTCAAGACCCACATGATATTGGGGCAGTTAAAGCAATTCTCGAAAAAATCCCAGGTATAGCCGAGGTATGGGGAGAAGA
The nucleotide sequence above comes from Brevibacillus laterosporus LMG 15441. Encoded proteins:
- a CDS encoding sugar phosphate isomerase/epimerase family protein translates to MKLAFSTNAFTRYTLPESISEIGRLGYKGVEILADVPHAFPPLHTAPWVSDVQKKIEQYDLEISNINGNTAAGFFSHSTGEPTFEPSLCNAREEVRNQRIRYTKQLIDLAAKVNAKNISITSGRCLSENPPNQAINHLINSLMEIMDYAERREINVGIEYEPGLLIENGKELNELIEIVGSNRLGANLDLGHADVIGEDIPTLLSSLTSRIWNIHLEDIADHKHYHLIPGKGNIDFNQLFNHVKQIEYTGFITVELYTYSDNPVMAAKESIEYLTPYFKNSHL
- a CDS encoding TatD family hydrolase, with the protein product MKYFDPHIHCYSRTTDDYENMSLAGVRAVVEPAFWLGSERRYPETYFDYFQHLLTFEPQRAKQYGIDHYCCLAMNPKEANNLDIAYQVIDGLSEYLQHERCLGIGEIGFDRITVEEEDVMRRQLKLAKNLHMLVMVHTPHQNKREGTRRTIEILREEGLEPDRVLIDHNNSDTIDLSVEYGGWSGMTIYPTKVSTGEAIEIIEHYSTNKVMINTAADWGPSNPLNVVKTALEIRKKGYAENIIQELVWNNPVRFYEQSGKLKLDS
- a CDS encoding sugar phosphate isomerase/epimerase family protein; protein product: MKLAYSSNGFKRYDLLKTIDLLAEIGYEGIEILLDIPHAFPPEVTNEKLEMIKDRLKRRNMTISNLNAFMLYGIKDNWHPSFVEADEVERRQRIEHTHNCIDLAQKLGAKTLSTEPGGPLINVGREWANKVFISAMEELADHAEKSGVTILVEPEPDLLIETSDQFIEFKKAVPSQAIGLNFDIGHFFCVGEDPATLVHKLLPYTKHYHLEDIAGDRVHEHLIPGHGAIPILEVLQSIKKTGYDGFVTIELYPYESQAIQAAKESYDYVKSILNSL
- the eboC gene encoding UbiA-like protein EboC (EboC, a homolog the polyprenyltransferase UbiA, belongs to system of proteins involved in the trafficking of precursor metabolites to an extracytoplasmic compartment so that the biosynthesis of certain natural products, such as scytonemin, can be completed.), encoding MRKIRTYFELIRFPNTFTAMADILAGIWIAGVVLDQSHFIQIILLIFASACIYATGIILNDFFDFEIDKKERPERPLTSGRISLRSALRFGLVLLTAGIVSVSFVSKISFLIACILIVLVFIYNRYSKHHDVFGPLTMGICRGVNLLLGLSVAPDKLAQFWWIAGLGFLYIFTVTVMSKGEVGNGIHPNRVRMMAGAVLTCAIVILFLQFDRTWGATVIAVIFFLLWTFSGIIPALAKPTSPNIRKAVGTCILGLPLLDGAVAASFGGWPAFFSVSSFLILSYIMSRIFPVT
- a CDS encoding alkaline phosphatase family protein is translated as MVVLDIISLTTEHLNDAELTPNIRKLLESGQHARIKPVFPAVTGSIQATYITGIPPAEHGVICNGLPNLDTKEITMWNQTMVPIQGEKIWEKLKKEDPTAETAVLFWQFSKLSTADYVVTPAPIHLDKKMILWCDSKPRDLYGKLREKYGEFDLKYFWGPLSSVKSSEWILDAAIDVLEEYKPRLSLVYLPNIDYNAQRFGPESEAARRSIKEIDNLIGNFIGQLEERGLREHTRLVILSEYNFKSVNRPILINQTLNKEGYVAIKHVENMDFLDLEMSRAFTLADHQLAHVYIQDPHDIGAVKAILEKIPGIAEVWGEEEKRAHKIDHKLSGQLVAIAEPDSWFVYYWWLNNEQAPEFAYNVDIHRKPGYDPVELFVNPKTFQIPLEPERIKGSHGLPPKDEGDYVSLVVTGKDFELPETLEATEVHDLLLQLSRKKEEVKK